In Bombus pyrosoma isolate SC7728 linkage group LG2, ASM1482585v1, whole genome shotgun sequence, a genomic segment contains:
- the LOC122577167 gene encoding putative transcription factor capicua isoform X2, which translates to MHPAGVTTLPASTRHISAHSLLSTVRTREVVKMLTAHSEMHEKRDPLGSGQYGAGGGGGGSLIEEKSTPEQPPPPPAPPQRDPSDPTISAKKLPKKRKFDPSELEEMDKTSNVTRTINNIVNIRAPNMPLGQSGLVQQTTLATRQSPQQQESDCYQVSSAHSVVVLPPQSTAVDYSVREESLRSRPRPATVAIDLSEWRDHRVLALRDSYYYPGVIRNVVQGEIYIEFDGERKLMRYTDILGAGRYDVIGDASPSVGQVTLDAKVCIRCPTSNNHIDAAKVFVKGTVCKILTKPKRFVVKIPREDDQSDSYVVKRADLRLVQPPWWDELEEGLEDCDSSRVEGIEHGYRNSSEPSTAVPILQLHHTSHHTSHISTHSDTGGYYRTTGTSPLMTLATSAHPATTALSNGSRPYDDLESEDDLDREDITFPSDADAKLSGSSKRSSMQSRGSTSSLVEQRSITPRSQAATPRSQAATPHRYKKGDVVATPSGVRKKFNGKQWRRLCSKEGCSKESQRRGYCSRHLSLKGSCLRGPTNTFPGGKMDGEETSRDSDTSPNYGDRRIAGRFDQDETEAANMLVSLGSSRSATPAFSSPTGQSSISPCINQSPVPPLGLNQNNVFMPISSPAHHATPLISPGAKWKHSPTQSTFLTQYQQQVIKPEPNRVVRSNRPAPTAPVPASIGTSVIRISPVSRGIPGSNLTLSWSEQSPPPRHPSVVTTIAQQQQGIILQHALTTNNGFSSHSEISEQNPQILKPSHSPHMPLSAPTPQNLTLLHKPLEQPVDYAQPQTQNQPIYVMQHQHEKKYLVIKNSMDVSAAGHINNQDDKYRPALMNHLGQLPATLHQTQCQPPQSPAVSSVHVDKLSVLQASKVATHASSHMDMQRAQPPPTSVVMTTTTEASNPPTPTSVFQHVIVQPAHLVQISKTQSSREENSKNNGVLYGNHDVPPAYQPHPPSLLNNAVRNWKKAFPWQTTVLDQSEVSPPPSALSPPLSAPPIPIGMSTPGEDGSGPGPDPITPAEEEDDDVFETEPTTPVEVEANANKRRSQSLSALHSKEPQSPLKTKDRIRRPMNAFMIFSKRHRAVVHQRHPNQDNRTVSKILGEWWYALGPEEKQKYHDLASEVKEAHFKAHPDWKWCSKDRRKSSTTSFKGSESRGKLNSTGEETDTGPPADDVPLTPRATDEITVPVTTVYNEAPTIDVINQSHTHRIMEMPLPLENTEPDLKQEEDGNASDEDQMVICEDPQPEIDLKCKDKLTDSDNDVQDDDAEKKCYTQSRFSPVSGQKREAMNVKQEVTCRPKPIKARIPSTGIETTTKYHHTSMDKGGSVSVLSSTYPYHSPVNPTGVSGFQPTGGAFITMPISPKVVKPEPVKNEQQYSTQYSMSNLVASIHENGRNMPKFTAAPVLHSIGSKPMMALFKQQQPLQSLGTILRPLTSAVPYQPSFTLTLLDNDLVAVSKPQQGSQYLGPTSPHPRMYCGFNIPISDAGNRNISSQGLVSGNKMETQSVIVSKPYSVSTTSTTSTYRGIGHSITRLAESEKGENQVGNNHAQFYVTNVKSDQERKDTVNILLPTTNDKHKQPSTPHTPHTPLSNHGSTEISTNKSYSMDETQLNDIGPSKGPFMLAPTPAQLGRAPLQRRQSMAMPPTSTAGDHGPLVSQHCDNRPQTNTSQATEQIQQQQNFSESHASPSPSTKKGSFFKKNVEDGMDRVLEQVNFQEKFSSLPEFKPEDIQSPSAISINTAGSCGHGSVVTSGLHASNLQSSMQIQSYRKKSAQAPHRPTMNEDDIESDTSISATPKSTSSVKLTGNTFFGPDFNVDAYRTNTDLVGDVDASSPRTPKTPGGGAGNSVGIGRSENDRGHRKVLEQRRHLVMQLFQEHGYFPSTQATTTFQAKHSDIFPSKTSLQLKIREVRQKLKANSTPMSANSLVSPLPVSEPSPNITGPLTAPPTSMGAPHILPVSSSGS; encoded by the exons ATGCACCCAGCCGGTGTCACCACCCTCCCAGCTTCAACTCGCCACATTTCAGCACACAGCCTCCTCTCGACTGTACGGACT CGTGAGGTGGTCAAAATGCTGACTGCTCATTCTGAGATGCACGAAAAACGGGATCCCCTTGGAAGCGGACAATATGGAGCAGGCGGGGGTGGTGGAGGCAGtttgatcgaagaaaaatctaCTCCGGAACAGCCACCCCCGCCGCCGGCGCCTCCTCAGCGGGATCCATCGGATCCAACTATCAGTGCTAAGAAACTTccaaagaaacgaaagtttGATCCATCGGAGCTCGAGGAGATGGATAAAACCAGCAATGTAACGAGaaccataaataatatagtgaACATACGGGCACCGAATATGCCACTCGGTCAATCAGGTTTAGTTCAGCAGACAACCTTAGCAACTCGGCAATCGCCGCAGCAGCAAGAATCCGATTGCTATCAG GTATCCTCGGCACATTCGGTGGTAGTTTTACCGCCTCAAAGTACAGCAGTGGATTATTCTGTTCGAGAGGAATCTTTACGTTCTCGTCCTCGGCCTGCTACTGTTGCTATTGATCTCAGTGAGTGGCGCGACCACAGAGTGTTAGCTTTAAGGGATTCATATTATTATCCAGGTGTTATTCGTAATGTTGTTCAAGGAGAAATTTACATAGAGTTTGACGGGGAAAGAAAACTAATGCGTTACACTGACATTTTGGGCGCGGGGAGGTACGATGTGATAGGTGATGCGAGCCCTTCGGTTGGCCAAGTGACTTTAGATGCGAAAGTTTGTATTAGGTGTCCAACGTCAAACAATCATATCGATGCTGCTAAAGTGTTTGTAAAAGGGACAGTGTGCAAAATTTTAACCAAACCTAAGCGTTTTGTTGTTAAAATACCAAGGGAAGATGATCAGAGTGATAGTTATGTTGTGAAACGTGCGGATCTACGGTTAGTGCAACCCCCATGGTGGGACGAGCTAGAAGAAGGATTGGAAGACTGTGATTCTTCGAGGGTCGAAGGAATTG AACATGGCTATCGAAATTCTTCAGAACCTTCAACAGCAGTGCCAATTTTGCAACTTCATCACACTTCTCATCATACATCTCATATATCAACTCATAGCGACACAGGTGGTTATTACAGAACTACTGGTACTAGCCCTCTCATGACTCTAGCCACCTCTGCACATCCTGCCACTACAGCATTAAGTAATGGAAGTCGACCGTATGATGATTTAGAAAGCGAAGATGACTTGGATAGGGAAGATATTACATTCCCTTCGGATGCAG ATGCAAAATTGTCAGGCAGCAGTAAAAGAAGCAGCATGCAAAGTCGGGGAAGTACCAGTAGTTTAGTCGAGCAACGCAGTATAACTCCTCGTTCTCAAGCAGCCACGCCCAg ATCTCAGGCGGCAACGCCACATAGATATAAAAAAGGTGATGTAGTGGCTACACCAAGTGGAGTTAGAAAAAAGTTCAACGGTAAACAATGGCGCAGACTCTGTAGTAAAGAGGGATGTTCTAAAGAAAGTCAACGAAGGGGATACTGTTCTCGTCATCTTAGTTTGAAAGGTTCTTGTCTTAGAGGTCCAACCAATACTTTCCCTGG TGGTAAGATGGATGGTGAGGAAACATCTAGAGATTCTGACACTTCTCCAAATTATGGAGATAGAAGAATTGCTGGTCGATTTGATCAAGACGAAACTGAAGCTGCTAATATGCTAG tttccTTGGGAAGTTCTAGATCAGCAACACCAGCCTTTTCCTCGCCAACTGGACAATCTTCTATATCTCCTTGTATCAATCAGTCTCCAGTACCACCTTTGGGACTGAATCAAAACAATGTGTTTATGCCTATTTCAAGTCCTGCTCATCATGCAACTCCATTAATTTCACCTGGTGCAAAATGGAAACATTCACCTACTCAATCTACTTTCCTTACTCAGTATCAGCAGCAGGTGATAAAACCTGAACCTAATCGGGTGGTTAGATCAAATCGACCAGCTCCGACTGCCCCAGTCCCTGCTAGTATAGGAACAAGCGTGATAAGAATCTCTCCTGTGAGTCGTGGAATACCTGGATCTAATTTAACTTTGTCATGGTCGGAACAAAGCCCACCACCACGGCATCCATCAGTTGTGACGACTATAGCTCAACAACAGCAAGGCATCATTCTTCAGCATGCACTCACAACAAACAATGGCTTTTCCAGTCACTCTGAAATATCTGAACAAAATCCGCAAATATTGAAACCATCTCATTCGCCTCATATGCCACTGTCTGCACCAACACCACAAAACTTGACTCTTTTGCATAAGCCTTTAGAACAACCAGTTGATTATGCTCAACCACAAACGCAAAATCAACCAATATATGTAATGCAACATCAACACGAAAAAAAGTATCTTGTGATCAAAAATAGTATGGATGTGTCTGCAGCAGGCCATATAAACAACCAAGATGATAAATATAGACCAGCATTAATGAATCACTTAGGTCAGCTTCCAGCAACGTTACATCAAACGCAATGCCAACCTCCACAGTCACCTGCTGTTTCGTCCGTCCATGTTGATAAATTATCCGTTTTACAA GCGAGTAAAGTAGCTACACATGCCTCCTCTCATATGGATATGCAGAGAGCGCAACCACCACCTACGAGCGTTGTGATGACAACCACTACTGAAGCTTCAAACCCGCCTACCCCAACAAGTGTCTTCCAGCATGTAATTGTACAACCCGCGCACTTGgtacaaatttctaaaacacAATCATCTAGggaagaaaattctaaaaataatggAGTTCTGT ATGGCAACCATGACGTACCTCCTGCATACCAGCCCCATCCCCCATCATTACTGAACAATGCAGTGCGCAACTGGAAAAAAG CTTTCCCTTGGCAGACAACGGTACTGGATCAGTCAGAAGTAAGTCCTCCACCATCTGCATTAAGTCCACCTTTGAGCGCGCCTCCAATTCCAATTGGCATGAGTACGCCTGGTGAAGATGGATCTGGGCCGGGTCCGGATCCTATAACTCCCgctgaagaagaagatgacGATGTTTTTGAAACAGAACCGACAACTCCCGTAGAAGTTGAGGCTAATGCTAATAAAAGACGCAGTCAGTCTCTTAGTGCATTGCATTCTAAAGAGCCTCAGAGTCCACTTAAA acTAAAGACAGAATACGCCGACCGATGAACGCATTTATGATTTTTTCTAAACGACATCGTGCAGTGGTGCATCAAAGACATCCGAACCAAGATAATCGTACTGTGTCCAAGATATTGGGAGAGTGGTGGTATGCTTTAGGTCcggaagaaaaacaaaaatatcatgATCTTGCATCGGAGGTGAAAGAAGCGCATTTTAAAGCGCATCCAGATTGGAAATGGTGTAGCAAAGATAGACGGAAATCTTCAACGACAAGTTTCAAAGGTAGCGAATCCCGAGGGAAATTGAACAGCACTGGGGAAGAAACAGACACGGGACCACCGGCAGACGATGTACCATTAACGCCAAGAGCTACAGACGAAATTACTGTTCCCGTTACTACTGTATACAATGAAGCTCCCACGAtcgat GTTATCAATCAGTCGCATACTCATAGGATAATGGAAATGCCTCTGCCACTTGAAAATACAGAACCTGATTTAAAACAGGAGGAAGATGGTAATGCATCAGACGAAGATCAAATGGTAATCTGCGAAGATCCACAACCTGAAATAGATTTAAAGTGCAAAGATAAACTAACAGATAGCGATAATGACGTACAAGATGACGATgctgaaaaaaaatgttacacaCAATCACGGTTTTCACCTGTAAGCGGTCAGAAGAGGGAAGCAATGAATGTTAAACAAGAAGTAACCTGTAGACCTAAACCGATAAAAG CACGAATACCTTCAACAGGTATTGAGACAACAACAAAGTATCATCATACTTCTATGGATAAAGGAGGAAGCGTTTCGGTTCTATCCAGCACATATCCTTATCATAGCCCCGTCAATCCGACTGGAGTATCAGGTTTTCAACCTACTGGTGGGGCTTTTATTACCATGCCAATATCTCCAAAAGTTGTTAAACCAGAACCAGTGAAAAATGAACAACAATATAGTACCCAATATAGTATGAGCAATTTGGTGGCAAGCATTCATgagaatggaagaaatatgCCTAAATTTACGGCTGCTCCGGTATTACATTCC ATTGGATCGAAACCTATGATGGCTCTGTTTAAACAACAGCAGCCGTTGCAGTCTTTAGGCACTATTCTTCGCCCCCTTACTTCAGCTGTCCCTTATCAACCATCGTTCACTCTAACATTGCTCGATAACGATTTGGTGGCTGTTTCCAAACCGCAGCAGGGATCGCAGTATCTTGGTCCAACATCACCTCATCCCCGGATGTACTGTGGATTCAATATACCAATCTCTG ACGCTGGCAATCGCAACATATCCTCACAAGGTTTAGTTTCTGGTAATAAGATGGAAACCCAAAGTGTCATAGTGAGCAAACCATACTCGGTTTCAACAACTTCTACTACGTCAACTTATCGAGGAATTGGTCATTCAATAACACGTCTTGCAGAATCAGAAAAAGGTGAAAATCAAGTAGGGAATAATCATGCCCAGTTTTATG TAACCAATGTAAAGTCTGATcaggaaagaaaagatacaGTGAATATTCTTCTGCCTACTACGAATGATAAACATAAACAACCATCTACTCCACATACTCCCCATACACCACTCAGTAACCATGGTAGTACTGAAATTTCCACAAATAAATCATATTCCATGGATGAAACACAGCTTAATGATATAGGCCCAAGTAAGGGTCCTTTTATGCTTGCTCCAACTCCAGCACAGCTTGGCCGAGCACCGTTACAAAGGAGACAATCAATGG CAATGCCTCCCACATCAACTGCAGGAGACCATGGGCCTCTGGTGTCTCAACATTGCGACAATCGTCCACAAACGAACACATCTCAAGCGACAGAGCAGATACAGCAACAACAAAATTTCTCAGAATCTCATGCTTCCCCGTCACCATCTACTAAAAAGGGCTCTTTCTTCAAGAAAAATGTCGAAGATGGAATGGACCG AGTTCTCGAGCAAGTgaatttccaagaaaaattTTCGTCCTTACCAGAATTTAAACCAGAAGATATACAAAGTCCAAGTGCAATCAGTATCAACACAGCGGGTTCCTGTGGTCATGGTTCAGTAGTAACGTCTGGCTTGCATGCTTCAAATTTACAGTCGTCAATGCAAATACAAAGTTATCGAAAAAAATCTGCACAAGCACCTCATAGGCCCacaa TGAATGAGGACGACATCGAATCAGATACGTCAATATCTGCTACTCCAAAATCAACTTCCAGTGTCAAATTGACAGGAAACACGTTCTTTGGTCCAGATTTCAATGTTGATGCATATAGAACTAACACCGATCTAGTGGGAGATGTTGATGCTAGCTCTCCTAGGACACCAAAAACGCCTGGAGGAGGTGCTGGAAACTCTGTAGGAATTGGCAGGAGCGAAAATGACCGGGGTCATAGGAAAGTACTAGAGCAACGTCGACACCTTGTAATGCAATTATTTCAAGAACACGGTTACTTTCCTTCAACGCAAGCTACTACAACTTTTCAAGCAAAACATTCAGATATATTTCCTAGTAAGACAAGTTTGCAATTAAAGATTAGAGAGGTCAGgcaaaaattaaaagctaACTCAACACCTATGAGTGCTAACAGTCTAGTGAGTCCACTACCTGTCTCTGAACCTTCACCTAACATAACTg GACCATTGACTGCTCCCCCTACGTCGATGGGAGCTCCACATATACTGCCTGTAAGCAGTAGTGGTAGCTAG